CGGTCATGCAGCTCGTCACCGGCGACGGTTCGACGGGTGCCGCCCTGTGCCGCGCCGGGGTCGACAAGGTGGCGTTCACCGGGTCGACGGCCACGGCGAAGCGGGTCATGGCCACGTGCGCGGAGACGCTGACGCCGATCGTCGCCGAGTGCGGCGGCAAGGACGCGCTCCTCGTCGACCAGGACGCCGATCTCGAGGCCGCGGCCGACGCCGCCGTCTGGGGCGGCATCGCGAATGCGGGCCAGTCCTGCATCGGGGTCGAGCGCATCTACGTGCACACCGCGGTCCACGACGCCTTCGAGGCGATGCTCGCCGACCGGGTGGGAGCGCTGCGTGCCGGCGCCGACAGCGGCGCGCTCGTCGGCCCGATCACGATGCCGTCCCAGGTGGAGATCATCCGGCGGCACGTCGCCGACGCGGTCGCCTCGGGTGGACGGATCGTGGCCGGCAGCGGCTCGATCGACGGTCAGGTCGTGCAGCCGGTGCTCCTGGCCGACGTCCCGGAGGATGCGGCGGCCGTGCGGGAGGAGACCTTCGGGCCGACCCTGACCCTGCGCCGCGTGGAGGACATGGACGAGGCCGTGCGGTTGACGAACGCATCCCGGTACCACCTCGCGGCGTCGGTGTTCAGCAAGCACCACGGCACCGCGATCGCCGACCGGATCCGTTCGGGGATGGTCGCGGTCAACTCGGTCTTCAGCTTCGCCGTCGTCGCGTCGATCCCGTTCGGGGGAGTCGGAGACTCCGGATTCGGTCGGATCCACGGCGAGGAGGGGTTGCGGGAGTTCTGCTACGCGCACTCGGTCGTGCGGCAGAAGTTCGCGTCACCGTTGCCGCTGATGTCCT
The Aeromicrobium marinum DSM 15272 genome window above contains:
- a CDS encoding aldehyde dehydrogenase family protein, which translates into the protein MTVHTAPAPAATMFDVRNPGTGDVVGQYPVHGEPEVAAAVERAREAAVWWDGIGFDERRKRLDAFRGVIARRINQLAGVIHEEMGKPHGDAYLEVALVLDHLAWAAKNAGKVLGKRKAHAGPLNANLGATVEHKALGVVGVIGPWNYPVFTPMGSIVYALAAGNTIVFKPSEYTPGVGAWLVDAFSQVVPEHPVMQLVTGDGSTGAALCRAGVDKVAFTGSTATAKRVMATCAETLTPIVAECGGKDALLVDQDADLEAAADAAVWGGIANAGQSCIGVERIYVHTAVHDAFEAMLADRVGALRAGADSGALVGPITMPSQVEIIRRHVADAVASGGRIVAGSGSIDGQVVQPVLLADVPEDAAAVREETFGPTLTLRRVEDMDEAVRLTNASRYHLAASVFSKHHGTAIADRIRSGMVAVNSVFSFAVVASIPFGGVGDSGFGRIHGEEGLREFCYAHSVVRQKFASPLPLMSFGRTAKVEERLGTIIALVHGSK